In Streptomyces sp. NBC_01231, the sequence CTTCCCCACTGTTCTGCCGGGCATCTGGTGGCTCCTCGTCGAGCGTGTTCGAGCAGATGACCGCATACTTATCAGACCACTCGGCCCGAAGAACACCCTCCGACGGCATTTTTTCGCGAGTTGAGGCCATAGTGGTATGACCACTCCCGTGGTTAGACTGCGGCGCACCTGGTGAGTGGAGGAGTGGCGTGGACGAGACAGCCCCGCAGAAGGGCACCGTGACGCAGCGCGCCATCGAGCGGATCAAGGCGATGATCGGCGAGGGGCGGCTGGAGCCGGGCCAGCGGCTGCCCACGGAACGCGACCTGGCGGTCCAGCTCGGCATCTCCCGCAGCTCGATGCGGGAGGCGATCCGCGCGCTCACGGTGCTGGGCGTGCTGGAGGCCCGCCACGGGTCGGGCATCTACGTGACCCAACTGGAGGCCGGGGACCTGCTGGAGACCTTCGGTGTGGTCGCCGACCTGTCCCGCGGACCGCGCCTGGTGGAGCTGCTGGAGGTGCGCCGCATCCTGGAGTCGACGGCGACCGCGCTGGCGGCGGCCC encodes:
- a CDS encoding FadR family transcriptional regulator; translation: MDETAPQKGTVTQRAIERIKAMIGEGRLEPGQRLPTERDLAVQLGISRSSMREAIRALTVLGVLEARHGSGIYVTQLEAGDLLETFGVVADLSRGPRLVELLEVRRILESTATALAAARITPDQLAEVEKHLTAMNATEDPEVILAHDLAFHREIATAAANETMAAILDGLSSRTFRARVWRGYQEEGAFARTRREHAAIHRALVARDPEAARAAAAAHVGEVEQWLRAQIES